One genomic segment of Intestinimonas butyriciproducens includes these proteins:
- a CDS encoding ribose-phosphate pyrophosphokinase, producing the protein MIAHGKDIKIFSGNSNPKLALDICKKLGTQMGNAEVGTFSDGEKSVSIYETVRGSDVFVVQSTCSPVNDNLMELLIMIDAMRRASAGRVTAVIPYFGYARQDRKTKPRDPISAKLVANLITRAGADRVLTMDLHANQIQGFFDIPVDNLLGSPIFVNHFMTKYADCHQEVMVVSPDVGSVARARAFAQKLDMPLAIVDKRRQKANSSEVMNIIGDVRDKRVILLDDMVDTGGSLCGAAKALVEVGGAKSVTACASHGVLSGPAIQRIEDSVLDEVIFLDTIPARPEVKCAKIKYLSVAEMFAEAIERIYEEISVSKLFN; encoded by the coding sequence GGCAACTCCAACCCCAAGCTGGCGCTGGACATCTGCAAGAAGTTGGGTACCCAGATGGGCAACGCCGAGGTGGGCACGTTCTCCGACGGAGAGAAGTCCGTCTCCATCTATGAGACCGTCCGTGGTTCCGACGTATTTGTCGTCCAGTCCACCTGCTCTCCTGTAAATGATAACCTGATGGAGCTCCTCATCATGATCGACGCCATGCGCCGTGCCTCTGCCGGGCGCGTCACCGCCGTGATCCCCTATTTCGGCTATGCGCGCCAGGACCGCAAGACCAAGCCCCGCGACCCCATCTCCGCCAAGCTGGTGGCCAACCTCATCACCCGCGCCGGCGCCGACCGGGTGCTGACCATGGACCTACACGCCAATCAGATCCAGGGCTTTTTCGACATTCCCGTGGACAATCTGCTGGGCTCTCCCATTTTTGTCAATCACTTTATGACGAAGTATGCCGACTGTCACCAGGAGGTCATGGTGGTCTCCCCCGACGTGGGCTCTGTGGCCCGCGCCCGCGCCTTTGCCCAGAAGCTGGATATGCCGCTGGCCATCGTGGATAAGCGCCGCCAGAAGGCCAACTCCTCCGAGGTCATGAACATCATCGGCGATGTCCGCGACAAGCGGGTCATCCTCCTCGACGACATGGTGGACACCGGCGGCTCCCTCTGCGGCGCGGCCAAGGCCCTGGTCGAGGTGGGCGGCGCCAAGTCCGTCACCGCCTGCGCTTCCCACGGCGTTCTCTCCGGTCCCGCCATCCAGCGCATTGAGGACAGCGTCCTGGACGAGGTCATCTTCCTCGACACCATTCCCGCGCGTCCTGAGGTAAAGTGTGCTAAAATCAAGTATCTCTCCGTGGCTGAGATGTTTGCCGAGGCCATCGAGCGCATCTACGAGGAGATCTCCGTCTCCAAGCTCTTCAACTGA
- the pth gene encoding aminoacyl-tRNA hydrolase, translating into MFFSPKSGGVDWLLVCLGNPGDQYENTRHNAGFMVADELADRLNVPVQRLKFRALTNTVTLGGRKVLLMKPMTYMNLSGEAVHEAASFYKIPPERVLVVSDEVALPPGKIRVRKNGSAGGHNGLKNIIAHLGTDQFPRVRVGVGQKPHPACDMADWVLGKFQGEDKKAVEAAVKRAADAVECLIERGPEEAMNRYNG; encoded by the coding sequence ATGTTCTTCTCCCCAAAGAGCGGCGGTGTGGACTGGCTGCTGGTCTGCCTGGGTAATCCTGGCGACCAGTACGAGAATACCCGCCATAACGCGGGTTTTATGGTGGCCGACGAGCTGGCGGACCGCCTGAACGTACCCGTTCAGCGCCTGAAGTTCCGCGCCCTCACCAACACGGTGACGCTGGGCGGCCGGAAGGTCCTGCTCATGAAGCCTATGACCTACATGAATCTCTCCGGCGAAGCGGTACACGAGGCCGCTTCCTTTTACAAGATCCCTCCGGAGCGGGTCCTGGTGGTCTCCGACGAGGTGGCCCTTCCCCCTGGAAAGATCCGGGTCCGAAAAAACGGCAGTGCCGGCGGCCACAACGGCCTGAAAAACATCATTGCCCACCTTGGCACCGACCAGTTTCCCCGGGTTCGGGTGGGGGTGGGCCAGAAGCCCCACCCCGCCTGTGATATGGCCGACTGGGTCCTGGGAAAGTTCCAGGGCGAGGACAAAAAAGCGGTGGAAGCTGCGGTGAAGCGCGCCGCCGACGCAGTGGAATGCCTCATCGAACGGGGCCCCGAGGAGGCCATGAACCGCTACAACGGCTGA
- the mfd gene encoding transcription-repair coupling factor — MNQLLSILSQVPEFPQLLAAIDSGGCPAAVTGLAAVHRAHFAAGIRANTGRPVVLLCADETEAARLGEDLAALTGETVLRLPAREFTFHNAAVVSRQWEHRRLSVLRAMSTGRAPLVVATVDALLQRTLPKTLLSQAAQTLRVGEVHDLPELAERLAAAGYARCEQVEGAGQFALRGGILDFFSPAYDRPVRCEFFGDEIDSMGLFDPSSQRRTENREEAEILPVAEVLPQFAPGGYPGLLESMDQLISRVKRAKHPQPELLATLVEDRDRLEAGGSFPAVDRYIALIYPQMSTAVDYLPEDAVVCLSESPRVAERARNYQWRLEEDAKTLMESGLLPGELAAFSRTMDDLSHGLSDYPVVFLDTFSSSSYPLRPRSLLDVMAKQLPSYGASPETAAADLEHYQSVGFRSIALAAGEQRCLNLQSLLRERKVRSAVDFALHDLPAPGKTVICVGGLSAGFEYPDARLAVLTEGRAAPAKKPKSRKASNRQKLDSYADLSPGDLVVHEHHGIGRYVGMVKMSADGVQKDYVKIAYAGSDILYVPATQLDLVSKYIGSGDDTEHKKLSKLGGTDWEKAKTRARKAVQDLAKGLIQLYAERERMPGYAFSPDSPWMKEFEDQFEYAETDDQLRCIEEIKRDMETPKPMDRLLCGDVGYGKTEVAFRAIMKCVLDGKQAAILAPTTVLARQHFLTAKRRFAQFPVEIDVVSRFRTPAQMKATLMNVQSGKVDLLIGTHRLFNKDVHFKDLGLLVVDEEQRFGVQHKEKLKELSKQVDVLTLSATPIPRTLNMALSGIRDMSTLEEPPQDRQPVQTYVLEHDWSVLGDAMSRELERGGQVYYLHNRVETIERTAARIQAMLPDAGIAIAHGRMTQEEINDVMSRMTDGEVDILVCTTIIETGIDIPNANTLIIEDADRMGLAQLHQLRGRVGRSARRAFAYMTYRQGKVLTEVQAKRLSAIREFAEFGSGFKIAMRDLEIRGAGNVLGPEQSGFLVSVGYDMYLKLLEEAVLEQRGETPKVQAECAADLAVAASIPDRYVPSPEQRMDLYRRIARIRSEEEADDLVDELIDRYGDPPRTVNNLISVALLRAAAAGCGITEIAQKGERLNFTLAQVDFAKVSSLCGGAAYRGRLLFSAGENPYLALKVRKGEDALKLAARLVEEYRATPLPSPAK; from the coding sequence ATGAATCAATTGCTCTCGATCTTATCCCAGGTCCCGGAATTTCCCCAGCTTCTGGCTGCCATCGACTCCGGCGGGTGTCCCGCGGCCGTCACAGGGCTGGCGGCGGTCCACCGCGCCCATTTTGCCGCCGGCATCCGGGCTAATACCGGGCGTCCGGTGGTCCTTCTGTGCGCCGACGAAACCGAGGCCGCCCGTCTGGGGGAGGACCTGGCCGCTCTGACCGGGGAGACGGTCCTTCGGCTGCCCGCCAGGGAGTTTACCTTCCACAACGCCGCCGTGGTCTCCCGCCAGTGGGAGCACCGGCGGCTCTCCGTTCTCCGGGCCATGTCCACCGGACGGGCGCCGCTGGTCGTGGCCACTGTGGATGCCCTCCTCCAGCGGACCCTCCCGAAAACACTGCTGTCCCAGGCGGCACAGACTCTGCGCGTGGGGGAGGTCCATGACCTGCCAGAGCTGGCCGAACGCCTTGCCGCCGCGGGATATGCCCGTTGTGAGCAGGTGGAGGGCGCGGGCCAGTTTGCTCTGCGGGGCGGTATTCTGGACTTTTTCTCCCCTGCTTACGACCGGCCTGTTCGATGCGAATTTTTTGGAGATGAGATCGACTCCATGGGTCTGTTTGACCCCTCCAGTCAGCGCAGGACGGAAAACCGGGAGGAGGCGGAGATCCTTCCGGTGGCAGAAGTCCTCCCTCAGTTTGCCCCCGGAGGCTATCCCGGGCTCCTGGAGTCCATGGACCAGCTCATTTCCCGGGTAAAACGGGCCAAACACCCACAGCCGGAGCTTCTCGCCACCCTGGTCGAGGACCGGGACCGCCTGGAGGCGGGGGGCTCCTTTCCCGCCGTGGACCGGTACATCGCCCTTATTTATCCTCAGATGTCCACAGCAGTCGACTATCTCCCCGAGGACGCCGTGGTCTGCCTCTCTGAAAGTCCCCGCGTGGCGGAGCGGGCCAGGAACTACCAGTGGCGGCTGGAGGAGGACGCCAAGACCCTGATGGAATCCGGCCTCCTCCCCGGGGAGCTGGCCGCCTTCTCCCGCACCATGGACGACCTGTCCCACGGGCTTTCCGACTACCCCGTGGTCTTTCTGGACACCTTTTCCTCGTCCTCCTACCCTCTGCGTCCCAGATCGCTTCTGGACGTGATGGCCAAACAGCTCCCCTCCTACGGCGCGAGCCCGGAGACCGCCGCCGCCGACCTGGAGCACTACCAGTCCGTGGGCTTCCGGTCCATCGCCCTGGCCGCCGGCGAGCAGCGCTGTCTGAACCTCCAGTCGCTGCTGCGGGAGCGGAAGGTCCGCTCCGCCGTGGACTTCGCCCTTCACGATCTGCCCGCGCCCGGCAAGACGGTCATCTGCGTGGGGGGCCTCTCCGCCGGCTTTGAGTATCCGGACGCCAGACTGGCCGTACTTACCGAAGGGCGGGCCGCCCCCGCCAAAAAGCCGAAAAGCAGGAAGGCATCCAACCGCCAGAAGCTGGATTCCTATGCCGACCTCTCCCCCGGCGATCTGGTGGTCCATGAGCACCATGGCATCGGCCGGTATGTGGGCATGGTAAAAATGTCCGCCGACGGCGTGCAGAAAGACTATGTAAAAATCGCCTATGCCGGGTCCGATATTCTTTATGTGCCCGCCACCCAGCTCGACCTGGTGTCCAAGTACATCGGCTCCGGCGATGACACCGAGCATAAAAAGCTTTCCAAGCTTGGGGGCACCGACTGGGAAAAGGCCAAGACCCGGGCGCGGAAGGCGGTGCAGGACCTGGCCAAGGGGCTCATCCAGCTCTACGCGGAGCGGGAGCGCATGCCCGGCTATGCCTTCTCGCCCGACTCCCCTTGGATGAAGGAGTTCGAGGATCAGTTCGAGTACGCTGAGACCGACGACCAGCTCCGATGCATCGAGGAGATCAAACGCGATATGGAGACGCCCAAGCCCATGGACCGGCTTCTCTGCGGGGATGTGGGCTACGGCAAGACGGAGGTGGCCTTCCGTGCCATCATGAAATGTGTGCTGGACGGCAAACAGGCGGCCATCCTGGCCCCCACCACCGTGCTGGCCCGGCAGCACTTTCTCACCGCCAAACGCCGCTTTGCGCAGTTCCCCGTGGAGATCGATGTGGTGAGCCGCTTTCGTACACCGGCCCAGATGAAGGCCACGCTGATGAACGTGCAGTCCGGAAAGGTGGACCTGCTCATCGGGACCCACCGCCTTTTCAATAAGGATGTCCACTTTAAGGACCTGGGGCTGCTGGTGGTGGATGAGGAGCAGCGGTTCGGCGTCCAGCACAAAGAGAAGCTCAAGGAGCTCTCCAAGCAGGTGGACGTGCTTACACTCTCTGCCACCCCCATTCCCCGCACGCTGAACATGGCCCTCTCCGGTATCCGTGACATGTCTACCCTGGAGGAGCCGCCCCAGGACCGCCAACCGGTCCAGACCTATGTGCTTGAGCACGACTGGTCCGTGCTGGGCGACGCCATGAGCCGCGAGCTGGAGCGGGGCGGCCAGGTGTACTATCTCCACAACCGTGTGGAGACCATCGAGCGCACGGCGGCCCGTATCCAGGCCATGCTGCCTGATGCAGGCATCGCCATCGCCCATGGCCGCATGACCCAGGAAGAGATCAACGATGTCATGAGCCGGATGACCGACGGCGAGGTGGACATTCTCGTGTGTACCACCATCATCGAAACCGGTATCGATATCCCCAACGCCAATACGCTCATCATAGAGGATGCGGACAGGATGGGGCTTGCCCAGCTCCACCAGCTCCGGGGTCGGGTAGGGCGCTCCGCCCGTCGCGCCTTCGCCTATATGACCTACCGCCAGGGCAAAGTGCTCACCGAGGTCCAGGCCAAGCGCCTTTCTGCCATCCGGGAGTTCGCCGAATTCGGCTCTGGGTTCAAAATCGCCATGCGGGACCTGGAGATCCGGGGCGCGGGTAACGTGCTGGGTCCCGAGCAGTCCGGCTTCCTGGTCAGCGTGGGCTATGATATGTACCTGAAGCTTTTGGAGGAGGCGGTCCTGGAACAGAGGGGCGAGACGCCCAAGGTCCAGGCCGAATGCGCCGCCGATCTGGCGGTGGCCGCCTCTATCCCGGATCGATATGTCCCCTCGCCGGAACAGCGCATGGACCTCTACCGCCGCATCGCCCGTATCCGCAGCGAAGAGGAGGCCGACGACCTGGTGGATGAGCTCATCGACCGCTACGGAGATCCCCCGCGGACCGTAAACAATCTCATCTCCGTGGCGCTGCTCCGCGCCGCCGCTGCCGGCTGCGGCATTACAGAGATCGCCCAGAAAGGGGAACGCCTGAACTTCACGCTGGCCCAGGTGGATTTCGCCAAGGTCTCCTCTCTGTGCGGTGGAGCGGCCTACCGGGGCCGCCTTCTCTTCTCCGCCGGGGAAAATCCCTACCTGGCCCTCAAGGTGCGTAAGGGAGAGGACGCGCTGAAACTAGCCGCCCGGTTGGTGGAGGAGTACAGGGCCACACCGCTCCCTTCCCCCGCAAAATAG
- a CDS encoding acetyl-CoA C-acetyltransferase, translating to MREVYVVNCCRTAVGSFGGSLKDVPAPEMGAIVIKEALKRANVAPENVDEVMFGCILTAGLGQNVARQASLKAGIPIEVPAYTVGMVCGSGMKSVIEGARSIVAGDADIIVAGGTENMSAAPYSIPAARWGARMNNNKIIDTMVNDGLTDAFNNYHMGITAENVCDQWDITREELDEFAYNSQKKAAAARDSGRFNDEIVPVPVKVKKEIVEFKTDEFIKGDVSLEKMAKLKPAFKPDGGRVTAANASGINDGAAAIVLASKEAVEKYGLKPMFKLIGWGQGGVDPKIMGVGPVPASKNAMAKAGVTIEDIDLVEANEAFAAQSVAVARELKFDMSKVNVNGGAIAIGHPVGASGARIIVTLLHEMLKRDDAKKGLATLCIGGGMGVATIFEKC from the coding sequence ATGAGAGAAGTCTATGTTGTGAACTGCTGCCGTACCGCTGTCGGCTCGTTCGGCGGGTCCTTGAAGGACGTTCCGGCTCCCGAGATGGGTGCCATTGTCATCAAGGAAGCGCTCAAGCGCGCCAATGTTGCCCCCGAGAATGTGGATGAGGTCATGTTTGGCTGCATTCTGACCGCCGGCCTGGGCCAGAACGTGGCCCGCCAGGCCTCCCTCAAGGCCGGGATTCCCATTGAGGTCCCCGCCTACACCGTGGGCATGGTCTGCGGCTCCGGCATGAAGAGCGTCATTGAGGGTGCCCGCTCCATTGTCGCCGGTGACGCCGACATCATCGTGGCCGGCGGCACCGAGAACATGTCCGCGGCCCCCTACTCCATCCCCGCCGCCCGCTGGGGCGCCCGGATGAACAACAACAAGATCATCGACACCATGGTGAACGACGGTCTGACCGACGCCTTCAATAATTATCACATGGGCATCACCGCCGAGAATGTCTGCGATCAGTGGGACATCACCCGCGAGGAGCTGGATGAGTTCGCCTACAACTCTCAGAAGAAGGCCGCCGCCGCCCGTGACTCCGGCCGCTTCAACGACGAGATCGTGCCTGTGCCCGTGAAGGTGAAGAAGGAGATCGTGGAGTTCAAGACCGACGAGTTCATTAAGGGCGACGTCTCCCTGGAGAAGATGGCCAAGCTGAAGCCCGCCTTCAAGCCCGACGGCGGCCGCGTGACCGCCGCCAACGCCTCCGGTATCAACGACGGCGCCGCCGCCATTGTTCTGGCCTCCAAGGAGGCCGTGGAGAAGTATGGCCTGAAGCCCATGTTCAAGCTGATCGGCTGGGGCCAGGGCGGCGTGGACCCGAAGATCATGGGCGTGGGCCCTGTGCCCGCCTCCAAGAACGCCATGGCAAAGGCCGGCGTGACCATCGAGGACATCGACCTGGTGGAAGCCAACGAGGCTTTTGCCGCCCAGTCCGTGGCGGTTGCCCGTGAGCTGAAATTCGACATGAGCAAGGTCAACGTCAACGGCGGTGCCATCGCCATCGGCCACCCTGTCGGCGCTTCCGGCGCCCGGATTATCGTCACCCTGCTCCACGAGATGCTCAAGCGCGACGACGCCAAGAAGGGCCTCGCCACCCTCTGCATCGGCGGCGGCATGGGCGTTGCCACCATCTTTGAAAAGTGCTAA
- a CDS encoding CoA transferase subunit A: MAKIISVEEAIAMIPDGATIMFGGFLGCGSAHHIIDALSKSGKKDFTIIGNDCGMATGPNGDLYGMAKLVHNHQVKRVIATHVGMTPDVGTQNMVDKTLTVDLVPQGSLAEMIRAGGAGLGGVLTPTGVGTIVEDSPLCLGKQTIDGKEYLLMKALKADFALVNAHFVDKAGNMWYKGTTRNFNTVAATAADIVIAEADHVVEIGDIEPENVVTPGAYIKYIVDGGKL, encoded by the coding sequence GTGGCAAAAATTATTTCTGTTGAGGAAGCCATCGCCATGATCCCCGATGGGGCTACCATCATGTTCGGCGGCTTCTTGGGCTGCGGCAGCGCTCACCATATCATCGATGCCCTGTCCAAAAGTGGCAAGAAGGACTTTACCATCATTGGCAACGACTGCGGCATGGCCACCGGCCCCAACGGCGACCTGTACGGCATGGCCAAACTAGTACACAACCACCAGGTCAAGCGCGTCATCGCCACCCATGTGGGCATGACTCCCGACGTGGGCACTCAGAACATGGTGGACAAGACCCTCACCGTGGACTTGGTCCCCCAGGGCTCTCTGGCCGAGATGATCCGTGCCGGCGGCGCGGGCCTGGGCGGCGTGCTCACCCCCACCGGCGTGGGTACCATCGTGGAGGACTCCCCTCTCTGCCTGGGCAAGCAGACCATCGACGGCAAGGAGTACCTGCTCATGAAGGCCCTGAAGGCCGACTTTGCTCTGGTCAACGCCCATTTCGTCGACAAGGCCGGCAACATGTGGTACAAGGGCACCACCCGCAACTTCAACACTGTAGCCGCCACCGCCGCTGACATCGTTATCGCCGAGGCCGATCACGTGGTCGAGATCGGCGACATCGAGCCCGAGAACGTTGTCACCCCCGGCGCCTACATCAAATACATCGTGGATGGAGGGAAGCTGTAA
- a CDS encoding 3-oxoacid CoA-transferase subunit B — translation MEKSEIKGFIAKRVAKELKDGDVVNLGIGLPTLVPAYLPEGVHVILQSENGIIGTGAKPTGTDAEPAYKTDAGGSPAQAAKGGCYIDSATSFAFIRGGHVNATILGGLEVDQEGSLSNWIIPGKKMPGMGGAMDLLVGAKEVIVAMEHTAKGNPKILKKCTLPYTAVHCVTKIITEMCVFNVTKDGLVMTEINPEFTVDDVKAATAADFTVAEDLKDMTA, via the coding sequence ATGGAAAAGTCTGAGATCAAGGGCTTTATCGCCAAGCGTGTTGCCAAGGAGCTCAAGGACGGCGACGTGGTGAATCTGGGCATCGGCCTGCCCACCCTGGTCCCCGCCTACCTGCCCGAGGGCGTACATGTGATTCTTCAGTCCGAGAACGGCATCATCGGCACCGGCGCCAAACCCACCGGCACCGACGCTGAACCCGCCTACAAGACCGATGCCGGCGGCTCTCCCGCTCAGGCTGCCAAGGGCGGCTGTTACATTGATTCCGCCACCTCCTTTGCCTTTATCCGCGGCGGCCATGTGAACGCCACCATCCTGGGCGGTCTGGAGGTCGATCAGGAGGGCTCTCTGTCCAACTGGATCATCCCCGGCAAGAAGATGCCAGGTATGGGCGGCGCCATGGACCTGCTGGTGGGCGCCAAGGAAGTCATCGTGGCCATGGAGCACACCGCCAAGGGCAACCCCAAAATCCTGAAGAAGTGCACCCTGCCCTATACCGCCGTGCACTGTGTCACCAAAATCATCACCGAGATGTGCGTATTCAATGTGACCAAGGACGGCCTGGTGATGACCGAGATCAACCCTGAGTTCACGGTAGATGATGTGAAGGCCGCCACCGCCGCAGACTTCACTGTGGCCGAGGACCTCAAGGATATGACCGCCTGA
- the xdhC gene encoding xanthine dehydrogenase subunit XdhC — translation MMEILHCTVNGRPVEVGYDLRESLLDTLRDRLGLTSVKRGCEVGECGACTVLVDGVAIDSCIYLTCWAEGKHILTVEGLQGENGELTEIQRAFIEEAAVQCGFCTPGIILSAVEIVGTGRTYTREELRKLISGHLCRCTGYQNILNAVEKAVNVCNGYVGEKQS, via the coding sequence ATGATGGAAATTCTGCACTGCACCGTCAACGGAAGGCCGGTGGAGGTGGGGTACGACCTGCGGGAGTCCCTGCTGGACACCCTGCGGGACCGGTTGGGCCTTACCAGCGTCAAGCGGGGCTGTGAGGTAGGGGAGTGCGGGGCTTGTACTGTTCTGGTGGACGGCGTGGCCATCGACTCCTGCATCTACCTCACCTGTTGGGCGGAGGGAAAACACATCCTGACTGTGGAAGGACTCCAGGGGGAAAACGGGGAGCTCACCGAGATCCAGAGGGCGTTCATCGAGGAGGCCGCCGTCCAGTGCGGCTTCTGCACCCCGGGCATCATTCTCTCCGCTGTGGAGATCGTGGGAACAGGGCGAACGTACACACGGGAGGAGCTCCGAAAGCTGATCTCCGGCCATCTGTGCCGCTGCACCGGCTATCAGAACATCCTCAACGCCGTGGAGAAGGCGGTCAACGTCTGCAACGGCTACGTGGGGGAGAAACAGAGTTAA
- the xdhB gene encoding xanthine dehydrogenase subunit XdhB, translating to MYDIQSIYRAVSVEDAISALQKDPSAVVIAGGSDVLIKIREGKLADSRLVSIHGLREELEGVTLLENGDIAVGPLTTFRGVTGSEIIQERVSVLGEATDLAGGPQLRAVGTIGGNVCNGVTSADSASTLMALDVRMHLRGPAGWRIVPISQWYQGVGKVDLGPAELLCRIVIQKENYDGWSGHYIKYAQRNAMDIATLGVSCLVRLSADKRICEDVRLAFGVAAPTPIRARTAEEGVRGLPVSEAAARLGSLALEDVSPRTSWRASREFRLQLIRELSGRALLEAARKGGAQL from the coding sequence GTGTACGATATTCAATCCATTTACCGGGCCGTATCCGTGGAGGACGCCATTTCGGCGCTGCAAAAGGACCCGTCGGCCGTGGTCATCGCGGGCGGCTCCGATGTGCTCATCAAGATCCGGGAGGGAAAGCTAGCCGACAGCCGTCTGGTGTCCATCCACGGACTGCGGGAGGAGCTGGAGGGGGTGACGCTGCTGGAAAACGGCGATATCGCCGTGGGACCTCTGACCACTTTCCGGGGTGTCACCGGCAGCGAGATCATTCAGGAGAGGGTCTCCGTGCTGGGGGAGGCCACCGATTTGGCCGGCGGCCCCCAGCTCCGGGCAGTGGGGACCATCGGCGGCAACGTCTGTAACGGCGTCACCTCTGCCGACTCGGCCTCCACCCTTATGGCCCTGGACGTCCGGATGCACCTGCGGGGCCCCGCGGGCTGGCGGATCGTGCCCATTTCCCAGTGGTATCAGGGGGTGGGCAAAGTGGACCTCGGCCCCGCCGAGCTCCTGTGCAGGATTGTGATACAAAAAGAAAATTATGACGGCTGGAGCGGACACTATATCAAATACGCCCAGCGCAACGCCATGGACATCGCCACACTGGGGGTCTCCTGTCTGGTCCGGCTTTCCGCAGACAAGAGGATCTGTGAGGATGTGCGCCTCGCCTTTGGCGTGGCCGCGCCGACGCCCATCCGTGCCCGGACGGCGGAGGAGGGGGTCCGCGGCCTCCCCGTATCGGAAGCGGCTGCGCGGCTTGGAAGCCTGGCGCTGGAGGACGTCAGCCCACGGACCAGCTGGCGGGCCTCCAGGGAATTTCGCCTTCAGCTCATCCGGGAACTGTCCGGGCGGGCCCTGCTGGAGGCGGCCCGGAAGGGAGGGGCGCAGCTATGA